Proteins encoded within one genomic window of Marasmius oreades isolate 03SP1 chromosome 4, whole genome shotgun sequence:
- a CDS encoding uncharacterized protein (BUSCO:EOG092619RJ) yields the protein MDRRRSVMPPGSSLPVPTTMKKPAAPTPNASRMSLSGHAIRGPYPIPPNINPRQTLLRSQGTGINPLLQSASKSAIGRTPGPPNSNRRGSIWAGAPAQPSSSQPKDPRPIRDKNFQARERAEIYSYLKDNPPQDFTIQKLTNVTGKDYRCIFEHLVQTINPMCLIEGQTRFEDVFIPTLKALRYPWVNSLDNKWLAAPASMHSWPSLLGVLHWLVEMCKMVEEYFNSGHPTLQDTRIIPDEFDDPNHHAALALEYYQDSYIIWLDHVDEFIEPNQQIEDRYARKNERAQQELDLLTTQLHEAMTELKKLTDSPAPIAKFEDDNKQLNGDSEKFRRILQQYDARKAKLTDAIAAERDELNRLDKELTAMKAEQERLQKIVQEQNLSPEEVHRMNSDHEVLQRNLDDLRQKKADIHRTVMKLEVTLTHSTSKAEECLDQYTNLLSKLDLFPPLSPPHEHVDLTMELNTAAQDTRQLLIGPDIKKVVKPVLNNVAEAKRRERANLDTERIKLDNDLDRMIMELEILENEINQEESKVKSVNDEAESLHASSQQEGQQAAQQLTRLERDLSDARTAALASGMGVKSRLQSLQIEYNEQVAKYGRLKDETIRAILKNSNEIAEFKGEVSRNLQELRTVAEMGS from the exons CCAGGGCACAGGAATCAACCCATTGCTACAAAGTGCTTCCAAGTCTGCTATTGGTAGAACTCCAGGACCGCCAAA TAGCAATCGTCGCGGTTCAATATGGGCCGGTGCACCGGCCCAACCTTCCAGTAGTCAGCCTAAAGATCCACGCCCTATTCGTGATAAGAACTTCCAAGCCAGAGAACGCGCGGAAATATACAGTTATCTCAAAGACAACCCACCGCAGGATTTCACCATACAGAAGTTGACCAACGTCACTGGGAAGGATTATCGATGCATATTCGAACATCTAGTTCAAACCATAAATCCAATGTGTCTTATCGAAGGACAAACTCGATTCGAGGACGTGTTTATACCGACGTTAAAAGCGTTACGATACCCATGGGTGAATTCATTAGATAATAAGTGGCTAGCTGCACCAGCAAGTATGCATTCGTGGCCGTCACTGTTGGGTGTGTTGCATTGGCTTGTGGAAATGTGCAAA ATGGTCGAGGAATACTTCAATAGTGGGCATCCGACGCTCCAGGATACCAGAATCATTCCCGATGAATTCGATGATCCTAATCACCATGCTGCCTTGGCACTTGAATACTATCAGGATTCGTACATAATATGGCTCGATCATGTCGATGAGTTTATCGAACCCAACCAGCAAATTGAAGATCGTTATG CCAGGAAGAACGAACGCGCTCAGCAGGAGCTAGATTTGCTTACGACCCAGCTGCATGAAGCAATGACAGAACTCAAGAAGTTAACGGACTCACCA GCACCCATAGCTAAATTTGAAGACGATAATAAGCAACTCAATGGTGATAGTGAAAAGTTCCGCAGGATCTTACAACAGTACGATGCGCGGAAGGCAAAGTTGACAGACGCGATCGCGGCAGAGAGAGACGAGCTAAATCGACTAG ATAAAGAGTTGACTGCAATGAAAGCTGAACAAGAACGATTGCAGAAGATTGTTCAGGAACAGAATCTTTCGCCAGAGGAAGTTCACCGTATGAATTCTGACCACGAAGTCTTGCAACGGAATTTGGATGACCTCCGGCAAAAGAAGGCAGACATACATCGAACGGTCATGAAGCTTGAAGTAACTCTCACGCATTCGACTTCTAAGGCTGAAGAATGTTTGGATCAATATACAAACCTTCTCTCGAAATTGGATCTTTTCCCTCCGCTTTCACCTCCCCACGAGCATGTCGACTTGACCATGGAGCTTAACACAGCAGCGCAAGATACACGACAGCTTCTGATTGGGCCAGACATAAAGAAGGTGGTTAAACCCGTACTTAATAATGTAGCAGAGGCCAAGCGAAGGGAACGAGCTAATCTGGACACCGAGAGGATCAAGCTGGACAATGATCTCGATCGGATGATCATGGAACTTGAGATACTCGAAAATGAGATAAATCAGGAAGAGAGCAAAGTGAAGTCGGTAAATGACGAGGCTGAAAGTCTACACGCC AGCTCACAGCAAGAAGGCCAACAAGCTGCTCAACAGCTTACGCGTTTAGAAAGAGACCTTTCTGATGCACGAACCGCAGCTCTCGCGAGTGGGATGGGAGTCAAATCGCGTTTGCAGTCGCTACAAATCGA ATACAATGAGCAGGTGGCAAAATATGGACGCCTCAAGGATGAAACAATTCGGGCTATCTTGAAGAATAGTAACGAGATTGCAGAGTTTAAAGGGGAAGTTTCCAGGAACTTGCAGGAACTGAGAACCGTCGCTGAGATGGGTTCATGA